The Actinoplanes sp. N902-109 genomic interval TCGAGTGCGGGGAAGTGGCCACCGCGGTCGTGCTCGGTCCACTGCACGATGCCCGGCAGCGCCTGCTCCGCCCAGCGGCGCACCGGTTGCGAGGGATCGGCCGGGAACACCGACACCGCGGCCGGCACGTCGATCGGTGGCGGCACCACGGGGTCCCGGCTCACCGGCAGCATGGCCGCGCTCTCGGCGTACAGCAGCGCCGACGTCGCCGCCGTCCGGGTGAACCAGTACAGCGACACGTCGGTCAGCAGCCGGTCGCGGTCCACCGAGTCGCCGGGCTCCTTCGACCAGTCGGTCCACTCGCCGACCTTCTCGGCGATCCAGGCGAGCTGGCCCAGCGGCGAGTCGGTCAGCGCGTACGCCGCCGTCACCGGCCGGGTGGCCTGCAGCTTCATGTAACCCGAGCCGTCCTCGACGAACTGGCCCAGCCGGTGCAGCCGCTGCCCCTCGTCCGGCGTCAGCCCGGCGAGCTGTGCGGGATCGGCCGGCGGGGCGGTGATCAGGAAGTTGACGTGCACGCCGAGCACGTGCTCGCGGTCGACGGCGCCCAGCGCGGTGCTGACCCACGAGCCGAAGTCGGTGCCCTGGGCCAGATACCGGGGGTAGCCCAGGCGCCGCATCAGCTCGGCCCACGCGGTGGCGGTGCGGCCGACCCCCCAGCCCGTACCGGGAAGCGGGCCGGAGAAGCCGAAGCCCGGCAGCGACGGCACCACGACGTGGAACGCATCGGCCGGGTCGCCGCCGTGCGCCGCCGGATCGGTGAGCGGGCCGATCAGGTCGAGGTATTCCACCACCGAGCCGGGCCAGCCGTGGGTCAGCACGATCGCGGGCGCGTCCGGGTCCGCGGCCCGCACGTGCAGGAAGTGCACCGGCAGACCGTCGATCTCGGTGCGGAACTGCGGGTGGGCGTTGAGCTGCGCCTCGGCCGCCCGCCAGTCGTAGCCGTCGCGCCAGTACTCGGCCAGCTCCCGCAGCCGGTCCGCCGGGATGCCCAGCTCCGGGCCGGCTCCGGGGACCGGCTGCGGCCACCGCGCGTGCCGCAGCCGCCGGCGCAAATCGTCGAGGTCGTCGTCGGGGATCTGGACACGGAACGGCTGCATGCCGGCACCTCCGGGACTGTGCTTGCGCGGTCGCCCCATCCTGTCCGGGGCGACCGGCGCACGGCATCTCCCGGCGTGCGGCGCTCAGCCCCGCCGCACCGCGGCGAGCACCTCGTCGTAGGCCGGGTGCTCGCCGATCTCACCGACGTACTGCGCGTACCGGACCACGTCGTCCGGCCCGAGCACGAACACCGCCCGGGCCAGCACCCGCAGCTCGTCGACCGCGACCCCGTACGCCTGCCCGAACGCCAGCTCCCGGTGGTCGGACAGGGTCCGCACGCCGGCCAGGCCGGCCGCCGCGCACCAGCGCCGCTGGGCGAACGGCAGGTCCACCGACACGGTCAGCACGCTGACGTCGCCGAGCCGGGTGGCCTCCTCGTGGAAGCGCCGGGTCTGCTGGTCGCAGACGTCGGTGTCGAGCGACGGCACGGACGACACGATCCGCACCCCGGACGCCGCCGACAGCAGGCGCACCGGCGTGAAGTCGGTGGTCAGCACGGTGCAGTCGGGGGCGGGGTCACCGGCGCGCAGCCGGGGCCCGTGGACCGTGACCGGCCGGCCGCGGAACGTGGTGGCTGTCATGCTGTCGTCCTCTCGTCGTCGGATCCGGGGGCGGGCGCCGCGGCGAGCACCAGCCGGGCGGTACGCCGGAACAACTCGTCCATCCGGGCCAGCACGGCGTCGACGGTCAGTTCCTCGCGGCCGTCGTCGGTGATGTGCCGCTGCCCGAGCGGCGCCGGCGGTCCGGTCACCACCACGACCGCCGTGGCCCGGTCCACGGCCGTGGAATAGGCGTGGAACAGCGCCCACAGCTGGGTCAGGTCGTGCGCCGGGGTGCCGGTCTCGTCGAGCAGCCGGCGCCCGGGGTGGTTCTCCAGGTCGACCAGGTTGGCCCGGACGGTGTCGCGCCGGCGCCCCTCGGCGCTCGGTTCGGCTGCGCGCTGCGGCAGGCTGGTGCGCTGCTGCTGCCCGGCGGCCGGTGGGGGCGCGGTGCGGCGCATGCCGGGCAGCCGGTCGATGCGGCGGGCCAGCGGCTCCTCCACGAACCGGTGGCTGATCGTGGCCAGCAGCACCGCCCCGGCGACCGTGGCCAGCTCCAGCCGCCAGAAACCGCTGAGGCCGTACAGCTCGCGGATCGGCCGCGCCTGCCCGCCGAGCACATTGCCGGGTTGCAGCACGAAGTGCATCACCGCGAAATGCCACAGGTACACCCCGTAGGACACCTTGCCGAGATGCGCCATCACCGGGTTCGCCAGGGCCAGCCGGGTGAAGCGGGTCTCCCGGGCGCCCGGCGCCACCAGCGGCAGCGACGCGAACAGCCCGAAGAGCGCCACCATCGCGTACGTCACCAGCAGCCCGCTCACCGAGTAGATGGCGTCCATGCCGATGACGCTGAACGGGCGCGCGCAGTTCACCAGGTACACCGCGAGCGCCGCCAGCCAGCACCACGCCGGGCGGGCGGCGGCCACGCGCAGCAGCCGAGACGTGTCCGCGGGCGCGACCCGGGCCAGCGCGATCAGCACCGCCAGGCCCATCCCGATGCCGATGGTCGGCGCGAAGCCCTGCGGCCACCAGAACACCATCCGGTTGTCCCAGCCGTTCAGCTTGACCACGGCCAGCCAGGCCACGCCGATCGCGACGAGGACCGGCACCGGCAGCAGCAGCCGCCGGGCCCGGGCCGCCGGGGTGGCGCCGCGCGCGGCGAACGGCCGCATCGCCCAGGCGATCAGCGGCAGCGCCAGGTACCACTGGACCATGCTGGGCACGGTCCAGCTGACCTCCATGCCGTTGATGAAGTGCGGCGCGAACGGCGTGGGGGAGTAGATCTGCAGCAGCAGGACCGGGCGCAGCACCTCCCACAGCCCGTGCACGTCCTGCCGGTTCAGGGCGACGAGCACAACCGCGTACATCAACCAGTACGCCGGGAGCAGCCGCACCAGCCGGCGCACCATCGCCGGGCCCTGCGGCGGGCCGGGGGTGCCGGCGATGACGGCCCGCGCCAGCGGCAGGTACAGGTACAGCGCCGGCAGCACGAAGAACACCCCGATGAACGAGGGCATCCCGCTGACGAGGAACCCGCCGACGGCGTTGCTGGGCGGGCGGTGCTCGCCGAACGCCCGGGTGCCCAGCAGCCCGGAGAACATCGCCACGTGCACGGTGGTCAGCGCCAGGGCCGCCCAGCCGCGGATGCCGTACACCGCGGGGTCGCGCCGCCGCTTCTCTGTGGTGCTCATCGTGGTCAGTCCAGGGCTGACTTGAGGAACGCCAGGGTGGCGCGGGCCTGCGGGGAGGCGGCGACGGCCAGCAGCCGCTTGAGCTCCGGCGCCCGCTCGACGACCCGGTCCCGCCAGTCGCGCAGCTCGTCGGAGTTGATGCTGAACGTCGTCGTCCCGTCGAGGTTCTTGGTCACTTCAGGCACGGCGGATCTCCTTACACCGTCACGGTTCCGGTCGGTCCGAGACTCGCGTGTCCGGGGGCGCGCGGGCACCTTCCGGCGTGCGGAACGGCCCGCGGAACTGGGCACGTTCGCGGACGCGCCCGGCGGGCCGGTCTTGCTGTGATGGCCGCACATCTCTGTTGGGGGGTAGCGACCATGGCTGGACAAGCGGCAACCGACGGCGCCGCGGCACCGCGCGCCGGGCACCGGGCGGTCGTGCTCGGCGCCAGCATCGCCGGCACGCTCGCGGCCCGGGTGCTCGCCGAGTCGTACGAGGAGGTGGTGGTGGTCGACCGGGACCGGGTGCTCGGCGTCACCGGCCCCCGCCGCGGGGCACCGCACGCCCTGCACGCGCACGGCCTGCACGCCGGCGGCTACCGGCTGCTCGCCGAGTGGTTCCCCGGTCTGCTGGCGGAGGCCCGCGAGCTGCCCGGTCTGTCCATCCGCGACTTCGGGACGATGCGCTGGTACTTCGACGGGCGGCCGATCAGCCGCACCGAGACCGGCCTGCTGTCGATCGCCGGGTCGCGGCCGGTGCTGGAGAACTACCTGCGCAACCGGGTCGCGGCGCTGCCGGGGGTGGCGGTGCGCGAGGAGACCGAGCTGCTCGGCCTGGTCACCGACGCGGGCCGGCGCCGGGTCACCGGGGTGAACCTGCGTTCGGTGCCCGACGACCGGGCGTACCGGCTCGACGCCGACCTGGTGGTGGACGCGACCGGGCGCGGTTCCCGGCTGCCGGTGTGGCTCGGCGAGCTCGGCTACCCGCGGGCGCCCGAGGAGCGGATGCCGATCGGGCTGGCCTACACGACCCGCACGTTCCGGCGCCGGCCGGGCACGTTCGCCGGACCGGAGGCGATCAACCCGGTGGCGTCCCCGGCGCACCCGCGCGGGGCGTTCTTCGGGCAGGCCGCGACGGGTGACTGCCGGTTGTCGCTCACCGGCATCCTCGGCGACCGCCCGCCGGCCGGTACCGAGGCGTTCCTGGAGTTCGCCCGCACCCTGCCGGTGGCCGACATCCACCGTGCGATCAGCGACGCCGAGCCGGTCGGGGAGGCGTCGTCGTTCACGTTCCCGGCCAGCGTGTGGCGGCACTACGAGCGGCTGGACCGGTTCCCGGCCGGGCTGGTGGTGCTGGGCGACGCCTTCTGCAGCTTCAACCCGGTGT includes:
- a CDS encoding epoxide hydrolase family protein codes for the protein MQPFRVQIPDDDLDDLRRRLRHARWPQPVPGAGPELGIPADRLRELAEYWRDGYDWRAAEAQLNAHPQFRTEIDGLPVHFLHVRAADPDAPAIVLTHGWPGSVVEYLDLIGPLTDPAAHGGDPADAFHVVVPSLPGFGFSGPLPGTGWGVGRTATAWAELMRRLGYPRYLAQGTDFGSWVSTALGAVDREHVLGVHVNFLITAPPADPAQLAGLTPDEGQRLHRLGQFVEDGSGYMKLQATRPVTAAYALTDSPLGQLAWIAEKVGEWTDWSKEPGDSVDRDRLLTDVSLYWFTRTAATSALLYAESAAMLPVSRDPVVPPPIDVPAAVSVFPADPSQPVRRWAEQALPGIVQWTEHDRGGHFPALEQPALLADDLRRFARTLGLR
- the tpx gene encoding thiol peroxidase, with the translated sequence MTATTFRGRPVTVHGPRLRAGDPAPDCTVLTTDFTPVRLLSAASGVRIVSSVPSLDTDVCDQQTRRFHEEATRLGDVSVLTVSVDLPFAQRRWCAAAGLAGVRTLSDHRELAFGQAYGVAVDELRVLARAVFVLGPDDVVRYAQYVGEIGEHPAYDEVLAAVRRG
- a CDS encoding acyltransferase; translated protein: MSTTEKRRRDPAVYGIRGWAALALTTVHVAMFSGLLGTRAFGEHRPPSNAVGGFLVSGMPSFIGVFFVLPALYLYLPLARAVIAGTPGPPQGPAMVRRLVRLLPAYWLMYAVVLVALNRQDVHGLWEVLRPVLLLQIYSPTPFAPHFINGMEVSWTVPSMVQWYLALPLIAWAMRPFAARGATPAARARRLLLPVPVLVAIGVAWLAVVKLNGWDNRMVFWWPQGFAPTIGIGMGLAVLIALARVAPADTSRLLRVAAARPAWCWLAALAVYLVNCARPFSVIGMDAIYSVSGLLVTYAMVALFGLFASLPLVAPGARETRFTRLALANPVMAHLGKVSYGVYLWHFAVMHFVLQPGNVLGGQARPIRELYGLSGFWRLELATVAGAVLLATISHRFVEEPLARRIDRLPGMRRTAPPPAAGQQQRTSLPQRAAEPSAEGRRRDTVRANLVDLENHPGRRLLDETGTPAHDLTQLWALFHAYSTAVDRATAVVVVTGPPAPLGQRHITDDGREELTVDAVLARMDELFRRTARLVLAAAPAPGSDDERTTA
- a CDS encoding NAD(P)/FAD-dependent oxidoreductase; this translates as MAGQAATDGAAAPRAGHRAVVLGASIAGTLAARVLAESYEEVVVVDRDRVLGVTGPRRGAPHALHAHGLHAGGYRLLAEWFPGLLAEARELPGLSIRDFGTMRWYFDGRPISRTETGLLSIAGSRPVLENYLRNRVAALPGVAVREETELLGLVTDAGRRRVTGVNLRSVPDDRAYRLDADLVVDATGRGSRLPVWLGELGYPRAPEERMPIGLAYTTRTFRRRPGTFAGPEAINPVASPAHPRGAFFGQAATGDCRLSLTGILGDRPPAGTEAFLEFARTLPVADIHRAISDAEPVGEASSFTFPASVWRHYERLDRFPAGLVVLGDAFCSFNPVYGQGMTVAARQAQVLQRHLRRHGTVHPRRLLRDMARAMTAPWIISTRGDLDFAGVPGARPARVRLYNAYQRRVQYAMSLDPVVTRAFMHVTGLVDPPRSLWRPALVARVLRRAWRAPAPERVSRPAPVRSGATR